The genomic stretch CAAAATGATCGCCTTGTTATCGAAGAGACTGAGCAGGGGCTATTGCTACGCCCTACGATAAGTGTTCCCCTTGAGCTCTACACCGAGGAGCGCATCTCTGACTTCCAAGAAGATGATCGGGTTGTCGGTCAAATGATTGATGATCTGGTAGCTAGCCCGGATTTTGCATGAACATGTCGACAGTCCAGTGTTGACAATAAAAATGTCTTCCTGCCGGGCTTCTTTGCT from Opitutales bacterium encodes the following:
- a CDS encoding AbrB/MazE/SpoVT family DNA-binding domain-containing protein yields the protein MESEITIGRRGSITLPAKIRKRFGLQQNDRLVIEETEQGLLLRPTISVPLELYTEERISDFQEDDRVVGQMIDDLVASPDFA